A genomic segment from Micromonospora echinaurantiaca encodes:
- a CDS encoding enoyl-CoA hydratase/isomerase family protein — translation MADAELVVQVTGPVATVVIHNPGRRNAMTPAMWRQLPVLLDDLEADPAVRALVLTGADGTFCAGADLGDLDELLAAGDASIAVRAEERLAAFAKPTVAAVRGACVGGGCQLAVACDLRIAAADARFGVPPARLGLVYPTPTTRRLAGLVGPSAAKHLLFTAELVDAERALRIGLVDEVLPVDRLTGRVDELTAAIADRSRLTVTAAKEIVDGRADADRIAWWHRQVLDSGEAREGVAAFVERRPPRFGWTPPGRT, via the coding sequence GTGGCGGACGCGGAACTCGTGGTCCAGGTGACCGGGCCGGTGGCGACCGTGGTGATCCACAACCCGGGGCGGCGCAACGCGATGACCCCGGCGATGTGGCGGCAGCTGCCGGTGCTCCTCGACGACCTGGAGGCCGACCCGGCGGTCCGGGCGCTGGTGCTCACCGGGGCCGACGGCACCTTCTGCGCCGGTGCCGACCTGGGCGACCTGGACGAGCTGCTGGCCGCCGGGGACGCCAGCATCGCGGTGCGCGCCGAGGAGCGGCTGGCGGCGTTCGCCAAGCCGACCGTGGCGGCGGTGCGGGGCGCCTGTGTGGGCGGCGGCTGCCAGCTCGCCGTCGCCTGCGACCTGCGGATCGCCGCCGCCGACGCCCGGTTCGGCGTGCCGCCCGCCCGGCTCGGCCTGGTCTACCCGACTCCGACCACCCGCCGGCTGGCCGGGCTGGTCGGCCCGTCCGCCGCCAAGCACCTGCTCTTCACCGCCGAGCTGGTGGACGCCGAACGGGCGCTGCGGATCGGCCTGGTCGACGAGGTGCTGCCGGTCGACCGGCTGACCGGCCGGGTGGACGAGCTCACCGCGGCGATCGCCGACCGCTCGCGGCTCACCGTCACCGCCGCCAAGGAGATCGTCGACGGCCGGGCGGACGCGGACCGGATCGCCTGGTGGCACCGGCAGGTGCTGGACAGCGGCGAGGCCCGCGAGGGCGTGGCGGCCTTCGTCGAGCGCCGCCCGCCGCGCTTCGGCTGGACGCCACCGGGCCGGACCTGA
- a CDS encoding HNH endonuclease: MDAVLVINADLGPLHRVTVQHAIRMLCRRVAEIHEAEPDRVIGVFPVPRVVRLVRYVVTRWRFSAGPAWSRAGVLRRDGRCCAYCGGPASTIDHILPRSRGGRNTWKNTTAACYPCNQRKGDRTPAEAGMPLRREPVTPSWAALAVR; this comes from the coding sequence GTGGACGCCGTCCTCGTCATCAACGCCGACCTCGGCCCGCTGCACCGGGTCACCGTCCAGCACGCGATCCGGATGCTCTGCCGCCGGGTCGCCGAGATCCACGAGGCCGAGCCGGACCGGGTGATCGGGGTCTTCCCGGTTCCCCGGGTGGTGCGGCTGGTCCGGTACGTGGTGACCCGCTGGCGGTTCAGCGCCGGGCCGGCCTGGTCCCGCGCCGGGGTGTTACGCCGGGACGGCCGGTGCTGCGCGTACTGCGGCGGGCCGGCGAGCACCATCGACCACATCCTGCCCCGCTCCCGCGGCGGCCGGAACACCTGGAAGAACACCACCGCCGCCTGCTACCCGTGCAACCAGCGCAAGGGCGACCGGACGCCGGCCGAGGCGGGCATGCCGCTGCGGCGGGAGCCCGTGACGCCGAGCTGGGCGGCACTGGCCGTCCGCTGA
- a CDS encoding M4 family metallopeptidase encodes MRRPLAAIGAALLAGGLLTVATPATAAPTPAPVPVPNPAARAAAALRANPGAVQGGSAESYQVYRTKVDADGSAHVRYTRTYRGLRVHGGDFVIHTAPGGGYAGSSVGLTAPLTLGTTAKVSAATAKKAARAQFTGKVTTVGAPELFVDASSGTGRLAWETVVSGWAADGQTPSRLHVVTDATTGKLIGTYDEIESVSGTGHSLYAGSVSVETTQTGSVYQLIDPAHGNGSTCDMNNGTSTCTAFVDADNTWGSGANANRQSAAIDAHFGAAKTFDYFKNVHGRNGIFGDGRGVPSRVHYGQNYDNAFWDGARMTYGDGYANVSPLVSLDVAAHEMTHGVTDNVVPGGLTYAGESGGLNEASSDIFGTMVEFYANTTADPGDYLIGEKININLDGTPLRYMYDPAQDGWSDRCWSTATKNKDVHFSSGVANHFFFNLAERTGSTAYGFSPICGSAPGMVGIGRDKAAKIWFRALDVYFTSNTSYVNPTNPANTARAYTLRAATDLYGSCSTEYRAVQAAWTAVNVAGNDATCSTGSDFGVTLSPTAGAVDPGGSVATTVATTTTSGSAQPVTLSATGLPSGATASFSPATVTSGGSSTLTITTTAATPPGVYTVRVNGAGSVTRSTSYTLTVRGSGGSCTSPGQQLGNPGFESGVTGWAQTTGVIGQHGTRQPAHSGSWSAWLGGYGSTHADTLTQTVSLPAGCTSYNFSFWLHIDSAETNIGTAYDTLRVQVIGSTGTVLATLATYSNLDRATGYDRKSFSLAPYAGQTVTLKFTGTEDASLQTSFVLDDTAVDVS; translated from the coding sequence GTGAGAAGACCCCTTGCCGCCATCGGCGCGGCTCTGCTCGCCGGCGGTCTGCTGACCGTCGCCACCCCGGCGACGGCGGCACCCACCCCCGCGCCCGTGCCCGTGCCGAACCCGGCCGCTCGCGCGGCGGCCGCGCTGCGCGCGAACCCGGGTGCCGTCCAGGGCGGCAGCGCCGAGTCCTACCAGGTGTACCGCACCAAGGTGGACGCCGACGGCAGCGCGCACGTCCGCTACACCCGGACCTACCGGGGGCTGCGGGTGCACGGCGGTGACTTCGTCATCCACACCGCCCCGGGTGGCGGCTACGCCGGCTCCTCGGTCGGCCTGACCGCCCCGCTGACCCTCGGCACCACCGCCAAGGTCTCCGCGGCGACCGCGAAGAAGGCCGCCCGTGCCCAGTTCACCGGGAAGGTCACCACGGTCGGCGCCCCGGAACTCTTCGTGGATGCCAGCTCCGGTACCGGCCGGCTGGCCTGGGAGACCGTGGTCAGCGGCTGGGCCGCGGACGGGCAGACCCCGTCCCGGCTGCACGTCGTCACCGACGCCACCACCGGCAAGCTGATCGGCACGTACGACGAGATCGAGTCGGTCTCCGGCACCGGCCACAGCCTCTACGCCGGCTCGGTGAGCGTTGAGACCACCCAGACCGGCAGCGTGTACCAGCTCATCGACCCGGCGCACGGCAACGGCTCCACGTGCGACATGAACAACGGCACGTCGACGTGCACCGCGTTCGTCGACGCGGACAACACCTGGGGCAGCGGCGCCAACGCCAACCGGCAGTCGGCCGCGATCGACGCCCACTTCGGCGCCGCGAAGACGTTCGACTACTTCAAGAACGTGCACGGCCGCAACGGCATCTTCGGTGACGGGCGCGGCGTGCCCAGCCGGGTGCACTACGGCCAGAACTACGACAACGCCTTCTGGGACGGCGCCCGGATGACGTACGGCGACGGCTACGCCAACGTCTCGCCGCTGGTCTCACTGGACGTGGCCGCGCACGAGATGACCCACGGTGTGACCGACAACGTGGTGCCCGGCGGCCTGACCTACGCCGGCGAGTCCGGCGGCCTCAACGAGGCCAGCAGCGACATCTTCGGCACCATGGTGGAGTTCTACGCCAACACCACGGCCGACCCGGGTGACTACCTGATCGGCGAGAAGATCAACATCAACCTCGACGGCACCCCGCTGCGGTACATGTACGACCCGGCGCAGGACGGCTGGTCCGACCGCTGCTGGTCCACCGCCACCAAGAACAAGGACGTGCACTTCTCGTCCGGGGTGGCCAACCACTTCTTCTTCAACCTGGCCGAGCGCACCGGCAGCACCGCGTACGGCTTCTCGCCGATCTGCGGCAGCGCGCCCGGGATGGTCGGCATCGGCCGGGACAAGGCGGCGAAGATCTGGTTCCGGGCGCTGGACGTGTACTTCACCTCCAACACGTCGTACGTCAACCCCACCAACCCGGCGAACACCGCGCGGGCGTACACCCTGCGGGCGGCGACCGACCTGTACGGCAGCTGCTCCACCGAGTACCGGGCCGTCCAGGCGGCCTGGACCGCGGTGAACGTGGCCGGCAACGACGCGACCTGCTCCACCGGCAGCGACTTCGGCGTCACGCTGTCGCCGACCGCCGGCGCGGTCGACCCGGGCGGCTCCGTCGCCACCACCGTCGCCACCACGACCACCAGCGGCTCGGCGCAGCCCGTGACGCTGTCGGCGACCGGCCTGCCGAGCGGGGCGACCGCCTCGTTCAGCCCGGCCACGGTGACCTCCGGCGGCTCGTCCACCCTCACCATCACCACCACGGCCGCGACCCCGCCCGGCGTCTACACCGTGCGGGTGAACGGGGCCGGCTCGGTCACCCGGAGCACCAGCTACACGCTGACCGTGCGCGGTTCCGGTGGCAGCTGCACCAGCCCCGGGCAGCAGCTCGGCAACCCGGGCTTCGAGTCCGGCGTCACCGGCTGGGCCCAGACCACCGGCGTGATCGGCCAGCACGGCACCCGGCAGCCCGCGCACAGCGGCAGCTGGAGCGCCTGGCTGGGTGGCTACGGCAGCACGCACGCCGACACGCTCACCCAGACGGTGAGCCTGCCGGCGGGCTGCACGTCGTACAACTTCAGCTTCTGGCTGCACATCGACTCGGCGGAGACCAACATCGGCACCGCGTACGACACGCTGCGGGTGCAGGTGATCGGCTCCACCGGGACGGTGCTGGCGACGCTGGCCACGTACTCGAACCTGGACCGGGCCACCGGGTACGACCGGAAGAGCTTCTCACTGGCCCCGTACGCCGGCCAGACGGTCACCCTGAAGTTCACCGGCACCGAGGACGCGTCGCTGCAGACCTCCTTCGTGCTCGACGACACCGCGGTCGACGTCAGCTGA
- a CDS encoding serine/threonine-protein kinase translates to MQRDQLLAGRYRLGERLGEGGMSVVHRAHDEVLERDVAVKVLVGSDAVARRRIRAEAKAAARMSHPNVTNVYDYGESSLAGEQVPFVVMELLTGRTLEQRLADGPLPPRAALRVCAEVAAALAAAHALGLVHRDVKPGNVMLTPTGAKVLDFGIAAVAGAPEIDFEGRLLGTPAYLAPERLDAGEVLPASDVYALGLLLHRVLVGRLPWQMATHTGTLRAHAYAEPGPLPAVAGVPAEVDRLYRRCVAKDPLDRPPAAEVARVLAAAVVRMAEPDPVAADQPAPERSGADRPTLRPPGAPAAGTGQPGRRATRLGGRLVLAVGTAVVAAVGLAGTLGDPSVRPAPDGQPQSGATTSGTAAVGLPVTADAPEEAEPRPPTGRATSAPATTAVPAPPAPTRSRPAPTTDRPSPTGRPGVPVSARGGVVRVACDRQMIEVVSVTAAAGYQVEAYEPGPAREIRVEFVSAENRSVVTVRCANGRPVPRVKERAREAAMPAVAPDRRRPGH, encoded by the coding sequence GTGCAGCGTGATCAGTTGCTCGCCGGGCGTTACCGGCTCGGTGAGCGTCTCGGCGAGGGCGGCATGTCCGTGGTCCACCGGGCGCACGACGAGGTGCTGGAGCGCGACGTGGCGGTCAAGGTGCTGGTCGGCTCCGACGCGGTCGCCAGACGGCGGATCCGGGCGGAGGCGAAGGCGGCGGCCCGGATGTCCCACCCGAACGTCACCAACGTCTACGACTACGGCGAGTCGTCGCTGGCGGGCGAGCAGGTCCCGTTCGTGGTCATGGAGCTGCTCACCGGCCGTACGCTCGAACAGCGGCTCGCCGACGGGCCGCTGCCGCCCCGGGCCGCCCTACGGGTCTGCGCCGAGGTGGCGGCCGCCCTCGCGGCCGCGCACGCCCTCGGCCTGGTGCACCGGGACGTCAAGCCGGGCAACGTGATGCTCACCCCGACCGGGGCGAAGGTGCTCGACTTCGGCATCGCGGCGGTCGCCGGCGCGCCGGAGATCGACTTCGAGGGCCGGCTGCTCGGCACCCCGGCCTACCTCGCCCCGGAGCGGCTCGACGCCGGCGAGGTGCTGCCGGCCTCCGACGTCTACGCGCTCGGGCTGCTCCTGCACCGGGTGCTCGTCGGCCGGCTGCCCTGGCAGATGGCGACCCACACCGGGACGCTGCGCGCGCACGCGTACGCCGAGCCGGGCCCGCTGCCGGCGGTGGCCGGGGTGCCGGCCGAGGTGGACCGGCTGTACCGGCGGTGCGTGGCCAAGGACCCGCTGGACCGGCCGCCGGCCGCCGAGGTGGCCCGGGTGCTCGCCGCGGCGGTGGTCCGGATGGCCGAGCCGGACCCGGTCGCTGCCGACCAGCCGGCACCGGAGCGGTCCGGGGCGGACCGGCCCACGCTGCGCCCGCCGGGTGCCCCCGCCGCGGGCACCGGTCAGCCCGGTCGGCGGGCCACCCGGCTCGGCGGGCGGCTCGTACTGGCCGTGGGCACCGCGGTGGTGGCCGCGGTGGGTCTCGCGGGCACCCTCGGCGACCCGTCCGTGCGGCCGGCACCGGACGGCCAACCGCAGAGCGGCGCGACCACCAGCGGTACGGCCGCCGTCGGGTTGCCGGTCACCGCCGACGCCCCGGAGGAAGCCGAGCCGAGGCCGCCGACCGGCCGGGCGACCTCCGCCCCGGCAACCACCGCCGTGCCGGCCCCGCCCGCCCCGACCCGGAGCCGGCCGGCCCCGACCACCGACCGACCGTCGCCGACCGGGAGACCCGGGGTGCCGGTGTCGGCGCGCGGCGGAGTGGTCAGGGTCGCCTGTGACCGTCAGATGATCGAGGTGGTCAGCGTGACGGCGGCCGCCGGCTACCAGGTCGAGGCGTACGAGCCGGGGCCGGCGCGGGAGATCCGGGTCGAGTTCGTCTCCGCCGAGAACCGGAGCGTGGTGACTGTTCGCTGTGCCAACGGCCGGCCGGTGCCCCGGGTGAAGGAGCGGGCCCGCGAGGCGGCCATGCCGGCCGTCGCCCCCGATCGGCGACGGCCCGGGCACTGA